A genomic region of Cannabis sativa cultivar Pink pepper isolate KNU-18-1 chromosome 1, ASM2916894v1, whole genome shotgun sequence contains the following coding sequences:
- the LOC115707224 gene encoding protein IQ-DOMAIN 17, which yields MGKKGGSSWLTAVKRAFRSPNKEDDLEKKREKRRWIFRKPTNQQETVSQQNQQEQSNNTTTAHVSVSNDQQTHALAMAVATAEAAMATAQAAVEVARLSRPTYQAREHYAATVIQTAFRGYLARRALRALKGLVKLQALVRGHNVRKQAKMTLKCMQALVRVQARILDQRVRLSHDGSRKSAFSDTTSVFDSRYLQDISDRKSMSREGSSVADDWDERPHTVEEVKAMLQHRREAAMKRDKNSSQSSSQQAWRNGRSPSMGNEDELDEKPKWLDRWMAAKPWETRARASTDQRDPIKTVEMDTSQPYSYLAPNLRRSNPNYHQHQQQHQQQQQRQRPNSPLHRSHQNQHHHSPVTPSPSKTRPIQVRSASPRCGREDKSFHTSQTPSLRSNYYYNGRVGSTSTSTASGNVCPPVPNYMAATESAKARVRSQSAPRQRPSTPERERGGGSAAKKRLSFPVPDPYGGGMVYGGGGYGHNSLRSPSFKSVISGSHLGGVEQQSNYSSCYTESFGGEISPSSTSDLRRWLR from the exons ATGGGGAAGAAAGGAGGCTCCTCATGGTTGACTGCTGTGAAAAGAGCATTCAGATCTCCTAATAAAGAGGACGATTTAGAAAAG AAAAGAGAGAAACGACGGTGGATTTTCAGAAAGCCAACAAATCAACAAGAAACAGTGTCACAGCAAAATCAACAGGAACAGAGTAATAATACTACGACGGCCCATGTGTCAGTTTCGAATGATCAGCAAACGCATGCACTTGCTATGGCGGTGGCCACTGCCGAGGCTGCAATGGCCACAGCTCAAGCGGCGGTAGAGGTAGCTCGGCTATCTAGGCCTACTTATCAAGCTAGAGAACATTATGCTGCCACTGTTATACAAACGGCTTTTAGGGGGTATTTG GCAAGAAGAGCTCTTCGAGCGCTTAAAGGGCTAGTGAAATTGCAGGCTTTGGTGAGGGGTCACAATGTGAGAAAGCAAGCCAAGATGACCCTTAAATGCATGCAAGCTCTGGTTAGAGTTCAGGCTCGGATCCTGGATCAACGCGTGAGGCTCTCCCATGACGGTAGTAGAAAGTCAGCATTCAGTGACACCACTAGCGTTTTTGATTCCCGATACCTTCAAGATATCTCGGACAGAAAATCCATG TCGAGAGAGGGAAGTAGTGTTGCAGATGATTGGGACGAACGGCCTCACACAGTTGAGGAAGTAAAAGCCATGTTACAACACAGAAGAGAAGCTGCAATGAAACGTGACAAGAATTCATCCCAGTCCTCATCACAAcag GCATGGAGAAATGGTAGAAGCCCTTCAATGGGGAACGAAGACGAGCTTGATGAGAAACCAAAATGGCTAGACCGGTGGATGGCTGCAAAACCATGGGAGACCCGAGCAAGAGCTTCAACTGATCAGAGAGACCCCATAAAGACAGTCGAAATGGATACTTCCCAGCCTTATTCATATTTAGCTCCCAATCTTAGAAGGTCAAATCCCAATTACCACCAACATCAGCAgcaacatcaacaacaacaacaaagacAAAGACCCAATTCACCTCTCCATAGATCTCACCAAAATCAGCATCATCATTCCCCTGTAACGCCTTCACCATCTAAAACCAGGCCTATTCAAGTCCGATCAGCCAGCCCTCGTTGTGGGAGAGAAGACAAAAGCTTCCACACATCTCAAACACCAAGCTTAAGGTCCAACTACTATTACAATGGCCGAGTTGGATCAACATCAACAAGCACTGCTAGTGGTAATGTTTGCCCGCCAGTGCCAAATTACATGGCTGCAACAGAGTCAGCCAAAGCTCGGGTTCGATCTCAGAGTGCTCCGAGGCAGAGACCTTCGACACCGGAGAGGGAACGGGGAGGTGGGTCTGCGGCGAAAAAAAGGCTTTCTTTCCCAGTTCCGGATCCTTATGGTGGTGGAATGGTGTATGGAGGAGGGGGTTATGGCCATAATAGCTTGAGGAGTCCAAGCTTTAAGAGCGTAATAAGTGGTTCACATTTGGGTGGAGTGGAACAACAGTCTAACTATTCATCTTGTTACACTGAGAGCTTTGGTGGTGAGATATCTCCTTCTTCAACTAGTGATCTAAGAAGATGGCTCAGGTAA